The following proteins are encoded in a genomic region of Clostridium kluyveri:
- a CDS encoding ABC transporter permease, with translation MRGFNKLLKWGVISWVCIIIIWGIGSKFSNPDFFPDPLRVISGGEDLIKDGSLFQFIGISLSRILSGWILGNLIGIPIGVLMGRIKAIKMFVDPILNFFRFVPALAFLTLFLLWFGVGEEGKIILIMYATTFTVMLNTEAGVSSVQKEKIRAARCLGASESQIMFNVIIPAAIPYIFTGVRLAMSGSFGAIVGAEMLAANKGIGYLIWTSRLYFKTEWIFIGLICLGLMGYFTDKILVTIASLTMKKYGIVNNKDAIKRVA, from the coding sequence ATGCGAGGTTTTAATAAACTATTAAAATGGGGTGTTATATCTTGGGTTTGTATAATTATAATCTGGGGCATAGGATCCAAATTTTCAAATCCAGATTTCTTTCCGGACCCATTGAGAGTAATATCTGGGGGAGAGGATTTAATTAAAGATGGAAGTCTCTTTCAATTTATTGGCATAAGTTTGAGCAGAATTCTTTCAGGATGGATTTTGGGAAATCTCATAGGTATTCCCATAGGTGTATTGATGGGAAGAATCAAAGCAATAAAAATGTTTGTAGATCCTATTTTGAATTTTTTTAGATTTGTACCTGCACTTGCGTTTTTAACATTATTTTTACTGTGGTTTGGTGTAGGTGAAGAAGGGAAAATTATCTTAATTATGTATGCTACTACTTTTACTGTTATGTTAAATACAGAAGCTGGGGTGTCTAGTGTACAGAAAGAAAAAATAAGAGCAGCTAGATGTCTTGGAGCTTCTGAATCTCAAATAATGTTTAATGTAATAATTCCAGCAGCCATACCTTATATATTTACAGGAGTAAGACTGGCTATGAGTGGTTCATTTGGTGCCATTGTGGGTGCGGAAATGCTTGCTGCAAATAAAGGTATAGGATATTTGATATGGACTTCAAGATTATATTTTAAGACAGAATGGATATTTATAGGATTGATATGCTTAGGGCTTATGGGATATTTTACGGACAAAATATTAGTGACTATAGCAAGTTTAACTATGAAAAAATATGGGATAGTTAATAATAAAGATGCTATAAAAAGGGTGGCTTAA
- a CDS encoding methyl-accepting chemotaxis protein: protein MLFLRKIKIGQKMLLAFLIIVIIIALIGSVGIFSLDKVNLNSRNMYSDNLQSVYSLTDIKQQLVRRQNDIVQIVYLRDENKLSALLEDIQKSMDENSQDIKTYNTLPMSQDEKKYFDKFMEKFQNYKSLEEKLLTAIKNDKYDEANKYYRDMDESWQPMSDNINALVDRSLNEAKKSNTDNAEVFNSASIGILIYILLGIIFSIILGIIITRQCTIPLKKIKQFASRIANYDFCTYIDILGKDEFSAVSRDLNKAQKNIKDLIKIVIENSKNMRNSSQQVVLSVHELDASFENIDLAANEINNAVQDTSTSSEEINASVEEVNASINQLSERTMEASNNASNAKERAKDVQMKYKETEKGIVVIHNEIREKILKAIEEGKVVKNINVMSDTIADIAVQINLLSLNAAIEAARAGEHGKGFAVVSEEIRKLAEQSKDAVDGIKKTINKVQTAFKNLSNNSNQALEFISKDMNTQLKNFGDMGKQYYEDSNFVSYVSEEIATMTEEITAAVGQVSEVIENMSTNAKNSSQNADKIKSKILQVIGVIKKVSNMSDNQAKLSEELMRTVSNFKIDVNN from the coding sequence ATGTTATTTTTAAGAAAAATAAAAATTGGACAAAAAATGTTGTTAGCTTTTTTAATTATAGTAATAATAATTGCTTTAATAGGAAGTGTAGGAATATTTTCATTAGACAAAGTAAATTTAAATTCTAGAAATATGTATAGTGATAATCTTCAAAGTGTATATAGTCTGACAGATATAAAACAGCAGTTGGTTAGAAGACAAAACGATATTGTTCAGATAGTTTATTTAAGAGATGAAAATAAATTATCAGCTTTACTTGAGGATATCCAAAAAAGTATGGATGAAAACAGTCAGGATATTAAAACATATAATACTCTTCCTATGAGCCAAGATGAGAAAAAGTACTTTGATAAATTTATGGAGAAATTTCAAAACTATAAATCTTTAGAAGAAAAATTATTAACTGCAATAAAAAATGACAAATATGATGAAGCAAATAAGTATTATAGGGATATGGATGAAAGCTGGCAGCCAATGTCTGATAATATTAATGCACTTGTTGACAGAAGTCTTAATGAAGCAAAGAAATCGAATACAGACAATGCAGAAGTTTTTAATTCTGCTAGCATTGGCATACTTATATATATTTTATTAGGAATTATATTTTCCATAATTTTAGGTATAATTATTACAAGACAGTGTACTATTCCTTTAAAAAAGATAAAGCAATTTGCAAGTAGAATTGCAAATTATGATTTTTGTACATATATAGATATATTAGGCAAAGATGAATTTTCAGCAGTGAGTCGTGATTTAAACAAAGCTCAGAAAAATATTAAGGATTTAATTAAAATTGTGATTGAAAATTCCAAGAACATGAGAAATTCCAGTCAACAGGTAGTTTTATCAGTACATGAATTGGATGCTAGTTTTGAAAATATAGATTTGGCTGCTAATGAAATAAATAATGCTGTTCAAGATACAAGTACATCTTCAGAAGAAATAAATGCATCTGTAGAAGAAGTGAATGCCAGCATAAATCAATTGTCAGAAAGGACTATGGAAGCTAGTAATAATGCCAGTAATGCTAAAGAAAGAGCTAAAGATGTACAAATGAAATATAAAGAGACTGAAAAAGGTATAGTAGTGATTCACAATGAAATAAGAGAAAAAATACTAAAAGCTATTGAAGAGGGTAAAGTAGTTAAAAATATAAATGTTATGTCAGATACAATAGCTGATATAGCAGTGCAAATAAATTTACTTTCTTTAAATGCAGCTATTGAAGCAGCAAGGGCGGGAGAACATGGGAAAGGTTTTGCTGTAGTTTCAGAAGAAATTAGAAAGCTTGCAGAGCAGTCTAAAGATGCAGTAGATGGAATAAAAAAAACTATTAACAAAGTTCAAACCGCATTTAAAAATCTTTCTAATAATAGTAATCAAGCATTGGAGTTCATTAGTAAAGATATGAATACACAACTTAAAAATTTCGGTGATATGGGAAAACAGTATTATGAAGATTCTAATTTCGTAAGTTATGTGTCAGAAGAAATAGCCACCATGACAGAAGAAATAACAGCTGCAGTTGGACAGGTAAGTGAAGTAATTGAAAATATGAGTACAAATGCTAAAAATTCTTCACAGAATGCTGATAAAATAAAGAGTAAAATACTTCAAGTTATTGGTGTTATAAAAAAAGTTTCAAATATGTCTGATAATCAGGCAAAGTTATCTGAAGAACTTATGAGAACAGTTTCAAATTTTAAGATAGATGTAAATAATTAA
- a CDS encoding ABC transporter ATP-binding protein, whose product MSKINSITIKNLSKSYGDSNYILKNIDLNLQGGEFFILLGPSGCGKSTLLNIIAGFIEKTEGEVLINDKGVVKPGRERAVVFQHPDASLFPWLNVKENVEFGLRMKKVAKEERASISDKYIKLVGLSGHEKKFPSELSGGMKQRVQIARVLANNPEILLMDEPFGALDAQTRRIMQKELVRIWLETKKTIIFVTHDIQEALILGQKIGIMSRSPDSKIYKTYDVNFQYPRDVTSSVFNKEYKSLLNEFEGKMYVQEKESALA is encoded by the coding sequence ATGTCAAAAATAAATTCAATAACAATTAAAAATTTAAGTAAGAGCTACGGTGATTCTAATTATATTCTTAAAAATATAGATCTCAATCTACAAGGGGGAGAGTTTTTTATTCTATTGGGACCCAGCGGGTGCGGAAAATCTACTTTACTCAATATAATTGCAGGCTTTATTGAAAAGACTGAAGGTGAAGTATTAATAAATGACAAGGGAGTGGTAAAACCTGGGAGAGAAAGGGCAGTTGTATTTCAGCATCCTGATGCGTCCCTTTTCCCATGGCTTAATGTAAAAGAAAATGTAGAATTTGGATTAAGAATGAAAAAAGTAGCAAAAGAAGAAAGAGCGTCTATATCTGATAAATATATAAAGTTAGTTGGACTATCCGGGCATGAAAAAAAATTTCCCAGTGAGCTATCCGGCGGTATGAAGCAGAGAGTTCAAATTGCACGAGTACTTGCAAATAATCCAGAAATATTATTAATGGATGAACCTTTTGGAGCATTGGATGCTCAGACTAGGAGAATAATGCAGAAGGAGCTGGTGAGAATATGGCTTGAAACTAAGAAAACTATTATTTTCGTTACCCATGATATTCAAGAAGCCCTTATACTTGGGCAGAAAATAGGTATTATGTCCAGGTCGCCTGATTCTAAAATATATAAAACTTATGATGTGAATTTTCAATATCCGAGGGATGTAACCAGTAGTGTATTTAATAAAGAATATAAAAGCCTTTTGAATGAATTTGAAGGGAAAATGTACGTTCAGGAAAAAGAGAGTGCGTTAGCATAA
- a CDS encoding pyridoxamine 5'-phosphate oxidase family protein, with the protein MSIDKNFIKKYLNSTKYIILATVNGENAPALRVLGAFGVDGYTTYFSTIGGSAKVEQIKHNANVSVFFQHENQELASFVNITIKGKAVKITDEAELKKAIEIIGNKNSNFKERIKKNGLGDNIIIRVDPSELKILDFKKSPGENRVEVIPLLDENY; encoded by the coding sequence ATGTCAATTGATAAGAATTTTATAAAGAAATATTTAAATAGTACAAAATATATAATATTAGCTACAGTAAATGGTGAAAATGCTCCTGCATTAAGGGTTTTAGGTGCTTTTGGCGTAGATGGCTATACAACTTATTTTTCAACTATTGGAGGAAGTGCTAAAGTTGAACAAATTAAACATAATGCAAATGTTTCAGTATTTTTCCAGCATGAAAATCAAGAATTAGCATCCTTTGTTAATATTACAATAAAAGGCAAAGCTGTAAAAATAACAGATGAAGCGGAACTTAAAAAAGCTATTGAGATAATAGGCAATAAAAATTCTAATTTTAAAGAAAGAATCAAAAAAAATGGATTAGGTGACAATATAATAATACGAGTGGATCCATCAGAGTTAAAAATATTGGACTTTAAGAAATCCCCTGGAGAAAATCGTGTTGAAGTTATTCCTCTATTAGATGAAAATTATTGA
- a CDS encoding radical SAM protein, giving the protein MSNIKEQLHRELAIKNASMVEGIKVSPEIFKHLDFNRKYQKQIHTLFEYDHEPHVGIEFPTGFSTPGGLKVGFRWDNNSRYEIKYENDKYYLTENQNEIFPIEFLSHPKYYDYKTSDGMDMSNVATYNREGAIFVAYSNECALKDKGLDCLFCNINATKDTYAEKEGIEWKYPNQIGETAAEAYKNGAKHITISGGFVAERREVEYYIDVAEAIKEYTGLEDFNGTGVIGAPLDLEVIDKYKEAGYRTIAMNIEIWDKNIFKSICPGKVEQCGGWENWIKALERAVKVFGYGRVRSNIVAGIEPKKSTLEGVEYLASKGVICLAGAWCPNPGSELEGHRTPEPEWHLDMAYKVYNIFRKAGFTYDQLYDCNAAPTTLCHDLYKIGDELLPVFKKEAV; this is encoded by the coding sequence ATGAGTAATATAAAAGAACAGCTTCACAGAGAATTGGCCATAAAAAATGCATCTATGGTCGAAGGAATAAAAGTAAGTCCTGAGATATTCAAACACTTGGATTTCAATAGAAAATATCAAAAGCAAATTCATACATTATTTGAATATGACCATGAGCCACATGTAGGAATTGAATTTCCCACCGGGTTCAGTACACCAGGAGGATTAAAGGTAGGTTTTAGATGGGATAATAATTCCAGATATGAGATTAAGTATGAAAATGATAAATACTATCTCACAGAAAATCAAAATGAGATATTTCCAATAGAATTTTTAAGCCATCCTAAATATTATGATTATAAAACTTCCGATGGTATGGATATGTCTAATGTAGCTACCTACAATAGAGAAGGTGCTATTTTTGTAGCCTATAGTAATGAGTGTGCATTAAAAGATAAGGGATTAGATTGCCTATTTTGTAATATAAATGCCACAAAAGATACTTATGCAGAAAAGGAGGGAATAGAGTGGAAATATCCCAATCAAATAGGAGAAACTGCAGCGGAAGCTTATAAAAATGGTGCAAAACATATTACTATAAGTGGGGGCTTTGTAGCAGAGAGAAGAGAGGTAGAGTATTACATTGATGTAGCTGAAGCTATTAAAGAATATACTGGTCTGGAGGACTTTAATGGAACGGGAGTTATAGGAGCTCCACTTGATCTTGAAGTGATTGACAAATATAAGGAAGCGGGATATAGGACAATTGCAATGAATATAGAAATTTGGGATAAGAATATTTTTAAAAGTATCTGTCCGGGTAAAGTAGAACAATGCGGCGGTTGGGAGAACTGGATAAAAGCTCTAGAACGTGCAGTAAAGGTGTTTGGATATGGTAGGGTAAGATCAAATATAGTTGCTGGAATTGAGCCTAAAAAATCTACTTTGGAAGGAGTGGAATACCTTGCATCAAAGGGAGTAATATGCTTGGCAGGGGCATGGTGCCCAAATCCAGGATCAGAACTTGAGGGACATCGTACTCCAGAACCTGAATGGCATCTGGATATGGCATATAAAGTTTATAATATATTTAGAAAAGCAGGATTTACTTATGATCAATTGTATGATTGTAATGCAGCACCTACCACACTTTGTCATGATTTATATAAAATAGGAGATGAATTATTGCCTGTATTTAAAAAAGAAGCAGTTTAA
- a CDS encoding ABC transporter substrate-binding protein, which produces MKSKKLSLIILFIVGMMIVAAGCGGGSQTQSTSDSSRKEVTVKIGADSSAFSTIFYVARDKGYFKKYGINAQVIPYAYGIDTIDAVLTNQIDVGQAADYAALSRLSSGDLKIFSFFQQLDASRIKMVTRDGINSPGELKGQPIGVQRGTVYEYIIARYVEKYNIKIDEVKKQQFGANAEILSAFQQGDVKAAFFSGDLLNKALKVQGSKIIGSSADIPFAFRGFLMANSKFLEQKDVGKNILLALNDATKYISENPGEAAEIMAKALKVPKDSLEEDIKTRSNDIRLNDDDVKQLQEVYEYASANKLIKGGFNLKDKIDTEPLEEALPQRLTYKPENIK; this is translated from the coding sequence GTGAAAAGTAAAAAACTATCTTTAATCATTTTATTTATTGTGGGAATGATGATTGTAGCTGCCGGATGCGGCGGTGGTTCGCAAACTCAAAGTACGTCGGATTCATCCAGGAAGGAAGTAACAGTTAAAATTGGAGCTGACTCTAGTGCTTTTTCAACTATCTTTTATGTTGCCAGAGATAAAGGTTATTTTAAGAAATATGGTATTAATGCTCAGGTCATTCCATATGCTTATGGAATTGACACCATAGATGCTGTATTGACTAATCAAATAGATGTAGGACAGGCAGCAGATTATGCGGCACTTTCCAGATTGAGCAGTGGGGATTTAAAAATTTTTAGTTTTTTTCAGCAACTTGATGCAAGTAGGATTAAAATGGTAACCCGTGACGGAATAAATTCTCCAGGTGAGTTAAAGGGGCAGCCAATTGGAGTTCAAAGAGGAACTGTATATGAATATATTATAGCTAGGTATGTAGAAAAGTATAACATAAAAATAGATGAAGTAAAAAAACAACAATTTGGTGCAAATGCAGAAATTCTTTCAGCATTTCAGCAAGGCGACGTTAAAGCAGCATTTTTTTCAGGAGATTTATTAAATAAGGCTTTAAAAGTACAGGGTTCTAAGATTATAGGGAGTTCGGCAGATATACCCTTTGCATTCCGCGGATTTTTGATGGCTAATAGTAAATTTTTAGAACAAAAAGATGTGGGAAAAAATATATTACTGGCGTTGAATGATGCTACTAAATATATAAGTGAAAATCCAGGAGAAGCAGCTGAAATTATGGCCAAAGCTTTGAAGGTTCCAAAGGATAGTTTAGAAGAAGATATTAAAACACGTTCAAATGATATAAGGTTGAATGATGATGATGTAAAACAATTACAGGAAGTATATGAATATGCATCCGCCAATAAATTAATTAAGGGTGGTTTTAATTTAAAAGACAAGATAGATACGGAGCCTTTAGAAGAGGCACTTCCACAAAGACTTACTTATAAACCTGAAAATATAAAATAA
- a CDS encoding aryl-sulfate sulfotransferase, with product MGYPSVYPTGVTIYNPEKAWSGYTIFQAADEGALLIDMNGQELQLWKNLHGFPNKLLPGGYVIGSTGERNPKYGFQDMIDLVQVDWNGNIVWKFNKNEFIEDPEEEPQWMARQHHDYQREGNPVGYYAPGLTPKIDRGNTLILTHENVKNSRISDKVLLDDKIIEVTWDGKIIWEWRANEHFDELGFNEISRNILYRNPNMRTADGGIGDWLHINSISLLGPNKWFDNGDKRFSPENIILDSRESNIIAIVDKETGKIVWKIGPYYDTSDELIKLGWIIGQHNVHLIPKGLPGEGNILIFDNGGWAGYGLPNPGSPTGNRNAIRDYSRVLEIDPITLKIIWQYTPEEAGFIQPLDAARFYSPFISNAQRLPNGNTLITEGSDGRIFEVTKDHEIVWEYISPYEGKGKSKLNMVYRAYRVPYEWVPQLNKWLEIPIEKIDKRKFRVPGAAGLERKIETEVKGTQEYRDREESNFCIITSEELDNFKFKNIVDKSF from the coding sequence ATGGGATACCCGAGTGTTTATCCTACCGGGGTAACAATTTATAATCCTGAAAAGGCATGGAGTGGTTACACTATTTTTCAGGCAGCAGATGAAGGCGCATTGTTGATAGATATGAATGGGCAGGAACTGCAGTTGTGGAAAAATTTACATGGATTTCCCAATAAGCTGCTGCCAGGTGGATATGTTATAGGCAGCACAGGGGAGAGAAATCCCAAATATGGATTTCAGGATATGATTGATTTAGTACAAGTAGATTGGAATGGAAATATTGTTTGGAAATTCAATAAAAATGAATTCATAGAAGATCCAGAAGAAGAACCTCAGTGGATGGCAAGACAGCATCATGATTATCAGAGGGAGGGCAATCCAGTTGGATATTACGCACCTGGATTAACACCAAAAATTGATAGGGGTAATACACTTATTCTTACACATGAAAATGTTAAAAATTCTAGAATATCTGATAAAGTACTTTTAGATGATAAAATTATTGAAGTTACATGGGATGGAAAAATTATTTGGGAGTGGAGAGCAAATGAACATTTTGATGAATTAGGATTTAATGAGATATCTAGAAATATTCTTTATCGTAATCCTAATATGAGGACAGCTGACGGTGGTATAGGAGATTGGCTGCATATTAACTCTATATCTTTACTTGGACCTAATAAATGGTTTGATAATGGAGATAAAAGATTTTCACCAGAAAACATCATTCTTGACAGTAGGGAATCCAATATTATAGCTATTGTAGATAAGGAGACAGGAAAAATTGTGTGGAAGATAGGGCCTTATTATGATACAAGTGATGAGCTTATAAAATTGGGATGGATAATAGGACAACATAATGTGCATTTAATACCTAAGGGTTTGCCAGGGGAAGGTAATATTCTTATATTTGATAATGGAGGTTGGGCTGGTTACGGATTACCTAATCCAGGTTCCCCAACAGGAAATAGGAATGCAATTAGAGATTATTCCAGAGTATTGGAAATTGATCCTATCACTTTAAAAATAATATGGCAGTACACTCCAGAAGAAGCTGGTTTTATACAACCATTAGATGCCGCTAGATTTTATAGCCCATTTATAAGTAATGCCCAGAGACTTCCTAATGGAAACACTTTAATAACGGAAGGATCAGATGGCCGTATATTTGAGGTTACCAAAGATCATGAAATAGTTTGGGAATATATAAGTCCTTATGAGGGTAAGGGAAAATCAAAACTAAATATGGTATACAGGGCTTATAGAGTTCCTTATGAATGGGTTCCTCAGCTGAATAAATGGTTAGAAATACCTATAGAAAAAATTGACAAAAGAAAATTTAGAGTGCCAGGAGCAGCTGGTTTAGAGCGTAAAATAGAAACAGAAGTGAAAGGTACTCAGGAATATAGAGACAGGGAAGAATCCAACTTTTGTATTATAACCAGTGAAGAATTGGATAATTTCAAATTTAAAAATATTGTTGACAAGTCATTTTAA
- a CDS encoding MATE family efflux transporter: MDTTYSRKEIRHDIIKLAWPTIMEQMLIMMVGIVSTILVSKLGKESIAAVGMVNNLVNFFQTIFTGLAMGSSVIIARVTGEKGIKDARYVLVQSLFMSILIGVSIAFLGFVFSNQIIITFFGAADFKVMSLARTYYKIVCLGMPFFVIEMVTGGCLRGIGDTKTPLYVVIFENTINVILSLLLIYGLEYKGVIYLNSLGVKGASIAVTISRIVGGIVIVCILFRKKSKVSLIDFGKFKVDFKVIKRIIRIGIPACVENLIMNGGFLMQQILVVSMGTVEAAAFQIGGSIHSMAFLPLLGLSLTTTTTIGQSLGKKDFKKAEAYAYENIRIAMFTGLFSTTIEFSGAFLFARLFSQDLQVVTASIVVIRGFSLVSPFLGIEKTGSSVLRSSGDIKYIIFSSIAGLWIFRLIMADGLIKFLNAGLYGLMIGIFLDYSIRAIMYIFRIKAGRWKYLKV; encoded by the coding sequence ATGGATACAACATATTCAAGAAAAGAAATACGTCACGATATTATAAAACTAGCATGGCCAACTATAATGGAACAGATGTTGATTATGATGGTTGGCATAGTTTCAACTATATTAGTTTCAAAGCTTGGAAAAGAATCTATTGCAGCAGTTGGAATGGTCAACAATTTGGTCAATTTTTTTCAAACTATTTTCACTGGACTTGCCATGGGCTCATCAGTAATAATTGCTAGAGTTACTGGAGAAAAAGGCATTAAAGATGCAAGATATGTTTTGGTACAATCACTATTTATGAGTATATTAATTGGAGTTTCTATTGCTTTTTTAGGATTTGTATTTTCTAATCAAATAATAATTACCTTTTTTGGAGCTGCTGATTTTAAAGTAATGAGTTTAGCTAGAACCTATTACAAAATTGTATGTTTAGGGATGCCATTTTTTGTAATAGAGATGGTTACAGGGGGATGTTTGAGAGGAATTGGAGATACAAAGACACCTTTGTATGTAGTTATATTTGAAAATACAATAAATGTGATATTGAGTTTATTATTGATTTATGGGCTAGAGTATAAAGGAGTAATTTATTTGAACTCCCTAGGTGTGAAAGGTGCCTCAATAGCTGTTACTATTTCACGAATCGTTGGGGGGATAGTAATAGTTTGTATTTTATTTAGGAAAAAGTCTAAAGTAAGTCTTATTGATTTTGGTAAATTTAAAGTAGATTTTAAAGTAATAAAGAGAATAATAAGAATTGGGATTCCTGCATGTGTGGAGAACCTAATTATGAATGGAGGATTTTTAATGCAGCAAATACTTGTTGTATCTATGGGGACTGTTGAAGCAGCTGCATTTCAAATTGGAGGAAGTATACACTCTATGGCATTTTTACCGTTATTGGGACTTTCTTTGACCACAACTACTACTATTGGACAAAGTTTAGGAAAAAAGGATTTCAAAAAGGCGGAAGCTTATGCTTATGAAAACATTAGGATAGCAATGTTTACTGGCTTATTTTCAACAACCATAGAATTTTCTGGAGCCTTTCTATTTGCAAGGTTATTTTCTCAAGATTTACAAGTTGTAACTGCAAGTATTGTTGTAATTAGAGGATTTTCTTTAGTTTCACCATTTTTAGGTATTGAAAAAACGGGCTCAAGTGTGTTAAGAAGTTCAGGAGATATTAAATATATAATATTTTCATCGATTGCAGGGTTATGGATATTTAGGCTTATAATGGCCGATGGCTTAATTAAGTTTTTAAATGCAGGTCTTTATGGGTTGATGATAGGTATTTTTTTGGATTACAGTATTAGAGCGATTATGTATATTTTCAGAATAAAAGCTGGCAGGTGGAAATATCTGAAGGTTTAA
- a CDS encoding SDR family NAD(P)-dependent oxidoreductase, producing MSFKGKVVVVTGSSKGIGREIALEFSSREAVVIVNGRNQAEVQKVLDEINDNGGTGYGITADVTKKSEVENLFRSVIEKYGKVDVLVNNAGGDSGSKTVEDLTEEEWDAVIDRNLKSVFLCSKAVIENFKRQKQGRIINIASQAGRAISILGGPHYAAAKAGVVGFTKHLARELVHYGVTVNSIAPGIIISGEKSKSEWNSRKEKEREKILEDIPLKRLGTTGEIAKAVLFLASEDASYILGACLDVNGGRWML from the coding sequence ATGAGTTTTAAAGGGAAAGTTGTAGTTGTTACAGGTTCATCTAAAGGTATAGGCAGAGAAATAGCTTTAGAATTTTCTAGTAGAGAAGCTGTGGTCATTGTAAATGGAAGAAATCAAGCTGAAGTACAAAAAGTATTGGATGAGATAAATGATAATGGTGGTACTGGCTATGGAATAACAGCTGATGTGACTAAAAAGTCAGAGGTTGAAAATTTATTCAGATCCGTAATTGAAAAGTATGGCAAAGTAGATGTACTAGTCAATAATGCAGGTGGTGACAGCGGCTCAAAAACAGTGGAAGATTTAACAGAAGAAGAATGGGATGCTGTTATTGACAGAAATTTAAAAAGTGTTTTTCTTTGCTCTAAGGCCGTTATTGAAAATTTTAAAAGGCAAAAGCAAGGTAGGATAATAAATATCGCATCTCAAGCAGGAAGGGCAATATCAATTCTTGGAGGACCTCATTATGCAGCTGCAAAAGCTGGGGTAGTAGGTTTTACAAAGCACTTGGCAAGAGAACTGGTGCATTATGGTGTTACAGTGAATTCAATTGCACCGGGTATAATTATCAGTGGTGAAAAGTCTAAAAGTGAATGGAATTCCCGTAAAGAAAAAGAACGAGAGAAGATTCTTGAAGATATACCATTGAAACGATTAGGTACCACTGGCGAGATTGCAAAAGCAGTTTTATTTTTAGCATCAGAAGATGCCAGTTATATTCTGGGAGCTTGCTTAGATGTAAATGGCGGCAGGTGGATGTTGTAA